A region of Vitis riparia cultivar Riparia Gloire de Montpellier isolate 1030 chromosome 1, EGFV_Vit.rip_1.0, whole genome shotgun sequence DNA encodes the following proteins:
- the LOC117919888 gene encoding pentatricopeptide repeat-containing protein At5g66520-like translates to MSRCRRRCLLLLEKCRHMKQLKEAHAQVLTCGLGTDSFALSRLLAFCSHPLHGSLPHAWKLFQQIQHPTICICNTMIKAFVLKGKLINTIQIYSQMLENGLYPDNYTLPYVLKACAGLQSCHLGELAHGQSVKLGFWFDIFVGNTLIAMYSSFGNARAARCIFDEMPWHTAVSWTVMISGYAKVGDVETARMLFDEAPMKDRGIWGSIISGYVQNNCFKEGLQMFRLMQSTGLEPDEAILVSILCACAHLGAMEIGVWVHRYLDQLGHPLSVRLSTGLIDMYAKCGSLDIAKKLFDGMSQRDTICWNAMISGMAMNGDGDNALRLFSEMEKAGVKPDDITCIAVFTACSYSGMAHEAIRLLNSMCTVYNIEPKSEHYGCIVDLLGRAGLLKEAKELILKMPNSSSPTEQAIAWRALLSACCSHGQTEVAEDAAQRLFHLEHHSGAYVLLSNLYAAAGKQDHVRRIRKMMENRGVDKAPGCSSVKINGVVHEFIAGEETHLQMEEVHRVLEKMNKQMDYSGFNPYPFEVDETLCIQA, encoded by the coding sequence ATGTCAAGATGTAGGAGAAGATGCCTCTTACTTTTGGAAAAATGTAGGCATATGAAGCAGCTGAAGGAGGCTCATGCCCAGGTACTCACTTGCGGGCTTGGAACTGATAGCTTTGCCCTCAGCAGGCTCTTGGCCTTTTGCTCACACCCACTTCACGGGAGCCTCCCTCATGCCTGGAAACTCTTTCAACAGATTCAACACCCCACCATCTGCATCTGCAACACAATGATCAAAGCTTTCGTACTCAAGGGCAAACTGATCAACACCATTCAGATTTACTCCCAGATGCTGGAAAATGGGCTGTACCCTGACAACTACACCCTTCCTTATGTGTTGAAGGCCTGTGCAGGGCTGCAGAGCTGTCATCTAGGAGAATTGGCTCATGGGCAGAGTGTGAAGCTGGGGTTTTGGTTTGATATTTTTGTGGGTAACACTTTGATTGCCATGTACTCATCATTTGGAAATGCGAGGGCAGCAAGATGCatatttgatgaaatgcctTGGCACACTGCTGTGTCATGGACAGTCATGATTTCTGGGTATGCAAAGGTGGGTGATGTTGAGACAGCAAGAATGCTTTTTGATGAAGCACCCATGAAGGATAGAGGAATATGGGGTTCAATCATATCTGGGTATGTGCAGAACAATTGTTTTAAGGAGGGTTTGCAGATGTTCCGTTTGATGCAGTCCACAGGGTTGGAGCCTGATGAGGCCATTCTTGTGAGCATTCTCTGTGCTTGTGCCCATTTAGGAGCTATGGAAATTGGGGTTTGGGTCCATAGATATTTGGACCAATTGGGTCATCCACTGAGTGTGAGATTGAGCACTGGTCTGATAGACATGTATGCTAAATGTGGGAGTTTGGATATAGCCAAGAAACTGTTTGACGGAATGTCGCAAAGGGATACAATTTGTTGGAATGCCATGATTTCAGGGATGGCAATGAATGGAGATGGAGACAATGCACTTAGGCTGTTTTCAGAGATGGAGAAGGCTGGTGTCAAGCCTGATGATATCACCTGCATTGCCGTTTTTACTGCTTGTAGTTATTCAGGCATGGCACATGAAGCTATAAGGCTGTTAAATAGCATGTGTACAGTATACAATATCGAGCCCAAGAGCGAGCATTATGGGTGTATAGTTGACCTTCTTGGCCGAGCTGGGCTCCTGAAAGAAGCCAAGGAACTCATCCTCAAAATGCCTAATTCAAGCAGCCCCACGGAGCAAGCCATAGCTTGGAGGGCATTACTGAGCGCTTGTTGTAGTCATGGGCAAACAGAAGTGGCTGAGGATGCAGCACAGAGACTCTTCCATTTAGAACATCACAGTGGGGCCTATGTTCTGCTTTCAAACTTATATGCAGCTGCAGGAAAACAGGACCATGTGAGAAGAATAAGGAAGATGATGGAAAACAGAGGAGTAGACAAGGCTCCAGGTTGCAGCTCAGTCAAGATCAATGGGGTTGTTCATGAGTTTATTGCAGGGGAAGAGACACATCTGCAGATGGAAGAAGTACATAGAGTTTTGGAGAAGATGAATAAGCAGATGGATTATTCTGGGTTCAACCCATATCCGTTTGAAGTTGATGAGACATTATGCATCCAAGCTTGA
- the LOC117919896 gene encoding probable leucine-rich repeat receptor-like protein kinase At1g35710 translates to MARPSSSVALNLILLLSLFLDLGLCKTLKRDVKALNEIKASLGWRVVYAWVGDDPCGDGDLPPWSGVTCSTQGDYRVVTELEVYAVSIVGPFPTAVTNLLDLTRLDLHNNKLTGPIPPQIGRLKRLRILNLRWNKLQDVIPPEIGELKRLTHLYLSFNNFKGEIPKELANLPELRYLYLHENRFVGRIPPELGTLQNLRHLDVGNNHLVGTIRELIRIEGCFPALRNLYLNNNYFSGGIPAQLANLTNLEILYLSHNKMSGVVPSGLAHIPRLTSLFLDHNQFSGRIPDAFYKHPFLKEMYIEGNAFRPGVKPIGVHKVLEVSDTDFLF, encoded by the exons ATGGCTCGTCCGTCTTCTTCAGTGGCTTTGAATCTGATTCTCCTTCTGTCCTTGTTTCTCGACCTCGGCCTCTGCAAAACCCTAAAGCGTGATG TGAAGGCTTTGAACGAAATCAAGGCGTCTCTGGGATGGAGAGTGGTGTACGCGTGGGTCGGAGACGATCCCTGCGGCGACGGCGACCTCCCGCCTTGGTCTGGTGTCACCTGCTCTACTCAGGGTGATTATAGAGTAGTTACTGAACT GGAAGTTTATGCAGTGTCGATTGTGGGGCCTTTTCCTACTGCTGTGACCAATTTGTTGGATCTTACAAGGCT GGATCTCCATAATAACAAGTTGACTGGGCCTATTCCTCCACAAATTGGACGGCTGAAGCGTCTTAGAATACT TAATTTGAGGTGGAATAAGCTACAAGATGTCATTCCTCCTGAAATAGGTGAATTGAAGAGATTAACACATCT ATATCTGAGCTTCAATAATTTCAAAGGGGAAATCCCCAAGGAGCTTGCAAATCTTCCTGAGCTTCGTTACCTCTATCTACATGAAAATCGTTTTGTTGGCCGTATTCCTCCAGAATTGGGCACTCTGCAAAACCTTCGGCACTT GGATGTTGGCAACAATCATTTGGTGGGTACCATAAGGGAACTCATACGCATTGAGGGATGCTTTCCTGCTCTTCGCAACCT CTATCTGAATAACAATTATTTCAGTGGAGGAATTCCAGCACAACTTGCAAACTTGACGAACTTAGAAATCTT GTACCTATCCCACAACAAAATGTCTGGTGTAGTACCATCTGGGCTTGCTCATATTCCTAGATTGACTTCCTT GTTCTTGGATCACAATCAATTTTCAGGGAGAATTCCTGATGCCTTCTATAAGCACCCTTTTCTGAAAGAAAT GTACATTGAAGGAAATGCATTCCGGCCAGGTGTGAAACCCATAGGTGTACACAAAGTCCTCGAAGTTTCTGACACGGATTTCCTCTTTTAG